The Tubulanus polymorphus chromosome 1, tnTubPoly1.2, whole genome shotgun sequence genome contains a region encoding:
- the LOC141914833 gene encoding NADH dehydrogenase [ubiquinone] 1 alpha subcomplex assembly factor 4-like → MGKHMSKMVRRSAKNFNVENRAHAAIERHKLHPKPAPKYESSQREVNEIRNNFPEKFDEDKKDNNLLERLKQVRIESHGPPPEIKPKTVSPSVKPLPENRRAFDRNELGVEEPSDIPPGKLSLKQALELLVEQQTRKRNTDDVSKEFKIEPEKIEAMFEYFKPFNLHMPKKPTAANRTAAYETVLSAVRDKTTLIGDSGKKESQ, encoded by the exons ATGGGCAAACACATGTCAAAAATGGTGCGACGAAGCGCAAAAAACTTCAACGTCGAGAACAGGGCGCATGCTGCTATCGAAAGACACAAGTTGCACCCGAAACCGGCTCCAAAATATGAATCGTCGCAGCGAGAAGTGAATGAAATCCGAAACA attttcctgagaaatttgatgaagataaaaaagataataaCCTATTGGAACGTTTGAAACAAGTACGCATAGAATCGCATGGACCACCACCGGAG attAAACCCAAGACGGTCAGCCCAAGCGTCAAGCCTCTGCCCGAAAACCGCCGAGCGTTCGATAGAAACGAACTGGGCGTCGAAGAACCGAGTGACATTCCACCCGGAAAGTTGAGCTTGAAACAAGCCCTGGAATTACTCGTCGAACAGCAAACGCGTAAACGAAACACCGACGACGTCTCGAAAGAATTCAAAATCGAACCTGAAAAAATCGAAGCGATGTTCGAATATTTCAAGCCGTTTAATCTACACATGCCGAAAAAGCCCACTGCCGCTAATAGGACTGCCGCATATGAAACCGTGTTATCAGCAGTGAGGGATAAAACCACGCTGATAGGCGACAGTGGTAAAAAGGAGTCTCAATGA